From Mycolicibacterium cosmeticum, a single genomic window includes:
- a CDS encoding LysR family transcriptional regulator: MAMADLDLRKLRYFVAVAEELNFGRAAKRLHIAQPVLSRQIRALEAELGVRLLSRDSRGTELTAAGHQLLTDARFLLAESKALRDRLFQATAAPVTVRVGVMPGLLATAAVREFEAADPLHRAEVVQVWWAEQVEVVRRGDVDVVYAREPFDRDGLGTAALLEEPRDALLSTGNPLADRPSVRMAELAALRLLQNPGTVPEWYALTTPEHRRAAAAKTVSTVEEKLELVAAQEGFAILPRSTTRYYRRPDVRAVPIADGEPSRATLIWDATVSNPTRDAFIKIALANRDHATG; this comes from the coding sequence ATGGCGATGGCCGATCTGGACCTGCGCAAACTGCGCTACTTCGTGGCAGTGGCCGAGGAGTTGAACTTCGGCCGCGCCGCCAAGCGCCTGCACATCGCCCAACCCGTGCTCTCCCGGCAGATCCGTGCACTCGAGGCCGAGCTGGGCGTGCGGTTGCTGTCCCGGGATTCGCGCGGCACCGAGCTGACCGCCGCGGGCCACCAGCTGTTGACCGACGCCCGCTTCCTGCTCGCCGAATCGAAAGCACTGCGGGACAGGCTTTTCCAGGCGACGGCGGCACCCGTCACGGTGCGTGTCGGGGTGATGCCCGGGTTGCTGGCCACCGCGGCGGTGCGCGAGTTCGAGGCGGCCGATCCGCTGCACCGCGCCGAGGTGGTGCAGGTGTGGTGGGCCGAGCAGGTCGAGGTGGTGCGCCGCGGGGACGTCGACGTCGTCTACGCCAGGGAACCGTTCGACCGCGACGGTCTGGGCACCGCGGCGCTGCTGGAGGAGCCCCGCGACGCACTGCTGTCGACCGGCAATCCGCTCGCCGACCGGCCGTCGGTGCGGATGGCCGAACTGGCCGCGCTGCGCCTGCTGCAGAACCCCGGCACGGTACCCGAGTGGTACGCGCTCACCACGCCCGAACACCGGCGGGCCGCGGCGGCCAAGACCGTGTCCACCGTCGAGGAGAAGCTGGAACTGGTTGCCGCCCAAGAGGGTTTCGCGATCCTCCCGCGCTCGACCACCCGGTACTACCGGCGCCCCGACGTGCGGGCGGTCCCCATCGCCGACGGTGAGCCCAGCCGCGCCACGTTGATCTGGGACGCGACGGTGAGCAACCCCACCCGGGACGCGTTCATCAAAATCGCCCTGGCCAACCGGGACCACGCCACCGGCTGA
- a CDS encoding SDR family oxidoreductase — translation MSLTNERVLIIGGTSGIGLGVAHAVAQRGGIPIVASRRQASVQRALADLPAGARGQVLDVTDGAALAAAAEEIGALEHLVYTAGDALELTPLAGATRDVVAGFLLTRFIGALDAVRLFAPKLSPGGSITLTSGTAAHTPSFGVLPVSLCGAMNAATTALAVELAPLRVNAVAPGVVRTPLWDTVPDTERQAMFDAAAQRLPLGRIGEVQDAAQAYVYCMEQRFGTGVVLTVDGGTVLV, via the coding sequence ATGAGTCTGACGAACGAACGGGTCCTGATCATCGGCGGCACCTCGGGGATCGGCCTGGGTGTCGCGCACGCGGTCGCGCAACGGGGCGGTATCCCCATCGTGGCGTCGCGCCGGCAGGCCAGCGTGCAGCGCGCGCTGGCCGACCTGCCGGCCGGCGCCCGCGGGCAGGTGCTCGATGTCACCGACGGTGCCGCGCTGGCCGCGGCGGCCGAGGAGATCGGTGCGCTGGAGCACCTGGTGTACACCGCAGGCGACGCCCTGGAGTTGACGCCGCTGGCGGGAGCCACCCGCGACGTGGTCGCCGGCTTCCTCCTGACCCGGTTCATCGGCGCGCTAGACGCCGTGCGGCTGTTCGCCCCGAAGCTCAGCCCGGGTGGCTCCATCACGCTGACGAGCGGCACCGCGGCGCATACACCGAGTTTCGGCGTGCTGCCCGTCAGCCTCTGCGGCGCGATGAACGCCGCCACCACGGCGCTGGCGGTCGAACTGGCGCCCCTGCGGGTCAATGCCGTCGCACCCGGCGTGGTGCGCACCCCGCTGTGGGACACCGTGCCCGACACGGAACGGCAGGCGATGTTCGACGCCGCCGCGCAGCGGCTACCGCTCGGCCGGATCGGCGAAGTGCAGGACGCGGCACAGGCCTACGTCTATTGCATGGAACAGCGGTTCGGCACCGGTGTGGTGCTGACCGTCGACGGCGGCACGGTGCTGGTCTGA
- a CDS encoding dienelactone hydrolase family protein: MAGTKKLFAALTRRGPHRVLRGDLAFAGLPGVVYTPETGLGLPGVAFGHDWLTGAARYAGTLEHLASWGIVAAAPDTEKSLAPSVLNAAVDLGTTLDIIAGVRLGPGKISVHPGKLAAAGHGFGGSAAVFAAAGMPNKLAAAAAVFPAVSSPPAEQPAAGLRLPGLILRAPSDGTGIRSNADALSAAWTTATTRTVAKAEPGGLAEGRRLGRVVGLPGADKGTQKAVRALLTGYLLFALAGDKTYRDFADPAVPLPKTVAPDPDAVPPTLEDKVVALLKG, encoded by the coding sequence GTGGCCGGCACGAAGAAACTGTTCGCAGCGCTGACCAGGCGCGGCCCCCATCGCGTACTCCGCGGCGACCTGGCCTTCGCCGGCCTGCCCGGGGTGGTCTACACCCCGGAGACCGGGCTGGGGCTGCCCGGCGTCGCGTTCGGGCACGACTGGCTGACCGGCGCCGCCCGTTACGCGGGCACCCTGGAGCACCTCGCCTCCTGGGGCATCGTCGCCGCCGCGCCCGACACCGAGAAGTCACTGGCCCCGTCGGTGCTCAACGCGGCCGTCGACCTGGGCACCACGCTGGACATCATCGCCGGGGTGCGGCTGGGCCCCGGCAAGATCAGCGTCCATCCCGGCAAGCTGGCCGCCGCCGGCCATGGTTTCGGCGGTTCTGCGGCGGTCTTCGCCGCGGCGGGGATGCCGAACAAACTGGCGGCCGCGGCCGCGGTGTTCCCAGCGGTCTCCAGCCCGCCGGCCGAACAGCCGGCCGCCGGTCTGCGGCTGCCCGGGCTGATCCTGCGGGCACCGTCGGACGGCACCGGCATCCGGTCCAACGCCGACGCCCTGTCCGCCGCCTGGACCACCGCCACCACCCGCACGGTCGCCAAGGCCGAACCCGGTGGGCTCGCCGAAGGCAGGCGACTGGGCAGGGTGGTCGGCCTGCCCGGCGCCGACAAGGGCACCCAGAAGGCGGTGCGGGCGCTGCTGACCGGATATCTGCTGTTCGCGCTGGCCGGCGACAAGACCTACCGGGATTTCGCCGACCCGGCGGTGCCGCTGCCCAAGACCGTCGCACCGGACCCGGACGCCGTCCCGCCGACCCTCGAAGACAAGGTGGTAGCCCTGCTCAAGGGCTGA
- the glmS gene encoding glutamine--fructose-6-phosphate transaminase (isomerizing) has product MCGIVGYVGRRPACEIVVDALRRMEYRGYDSSGVALLDGDGGLVVRRRAGRLANLEEAVTETDAALLTGTTGMGHTRWATHGRPTDRNAHPHRDASGKFAVVHNGIIENFAALRAELEADGVEFASDTDSEVAVHLVAQAHRSGATAGDFVASVLAVLRRLEGHFTLVFASADDPGTIVAARRSTPLVVGVGDGEMFVGSDVAAFIEHTRDAVELGQDQAVVITADGYKVTDFAGADAPAREFHIDWDLSAAEKGGYDYFMLKEIAEQPAAVSDTLLGHFVDGRIVLDEQRLSDQELRDVDKVFIVACGTAYHSGLLAKYAIEHWTRLPVEVELASEFRYRDPVLDRSTLVIAISQSGETADTLEAVRHAKEQKAKVLAICNTNGSQIPREADAVLYTRAGPEIGVASTKTFLAQVAANYLVGLALAQARGTKYPDEVAREYHDLEAMADRVARVLTCMEPVTELAHRFAQSSAVLFLGRHVGYPVALEGALKLKELAYMHAEGFAAGELKHGPIALIEDDLPVIVVMPSPKNSATLHAKLLSNIREIQARGAVTVVIAEEGDDMVAPYADHLIEIPAVSTLYQPLLSTIPMQVFAAGVAQARGYDVDKPRNLAKSVTVE; this is encoded by the coding sequence ATGTGTGGAATCGTCGGCTACGTCGGACGGCGCCCCGCCTGCGAGATCGTGGTCGACGCGCTGCGCCGGATGGAGTACCGGGGGTACGACTCCTCGGGCGTCGCCCTGCTCGACGGGGACGGTGGGCTCGTCGTCCGCCGTCGCGCCGGCCGGCTGGCCAACCTGGAAGAAGCGGTCACCGAGACGGATGCGGCGCTGCTCACCGGCACGACCGGCATGGGCCACACCCGGTGGGCCACCCACGGTCGGCCCACCGACCGCAACGCCCACCCGCACCGCGACGCCAGCGGCAAGTTCGCCGTGGTGCACAACGGGATCATCGAGAACTTCGCGGCGCTGCGCGCCGAGCTGGAGGCCGATGGCGTCGAGTTCGCCAGCGACACCGACTCCGAGGTGGCCGTGCACCTGGTCGCTCAGGCGCACCGCAGCGGTGCGACCGCCGGCGACTTCGTGGCCTCCGTGCTGGCGGTGCTGCGGCGTCTGGAGGGGCATTTCACCCTGGTGTTCGCCAGCGCCGACGATCCGGGCACCATCGTCGCCGCCCGCCGGTCCACTCCGCTGGTGGTCGGCGTCGGCGACGGCGAGATGTTCGTCGGATCCGATGTCGCCGCCTTCATCGAGCACACCCGAGACGCCGTCGAACTGGGCCAGGACCAAGCCGTCGTCATCACCGCCGACGGCTACAAGGTCACCGACTTCGCCGGTGCGGACGCCCCTGCCAGGGAGTTCCATATCGACTGGGACCTGTCCGCCGCCGAGAAGGGTGGCTACGACTACTTCATGCTCAAGGAGATCGCCGAACAGCCCGCGGCGGTGTCCGACACCCTGCTCGGCCACTTCGTCGACGGCCGCATCGTGCTCGACGAGCAGCGGCTGTCCGACCAGGAACTGCGCGACGTCGACAAGGTCTTCATCGTCGCGTGCGGCACCGCGTACCACTCCGGCCTGCTGGCCAAGTACGCCATCGAACACTGGACCCGGCTGCCGGTCGAGGTCGAACTCGCCAGCGAATTCCGGTACCGCGACCCGGTGCTGGACCGCAGCACCCTGGTGATCGCCATCTCGCAGTCCGGCGAGACCGCCGACACGCTGGAAGCCGTGCGGCACGCCAAGGAACAGAAGGCCAAGGTGCTGGCCATCTGCAACACCAACGGCAGCCAGATCCCGCGGGAAGCCGACGCGGTGCTCTACACCCGGGCCGGGCCGGAGATCGGGGTGGCCTCCACCAAGACCTTCCTGGCCCAGGTGGCGGCGAATTACCTTGTCGGACTTGCCCTTGCGCAAGCGCGGGGCACCAAGTACCCCGACGAGGTGGCCCGCGAGTACCACGATCTGGAGGCGATGGCCGACCGGGTGGCCCGGGTGCTCACCTGCATGGAGCCGGTGACCGAACTGGCGCACCGGTTCGCGCAGTCGTCCGCGGTGCTGTTCCTGGGCCGCCACGTCGGTTATCCGGTGGCGCTGGAGGGTGCGCTCAAGCTCAAGGAGCTGGCGTACATGCACGCCGAGGGGTTCGCCGCCGGTGAGCTCAAGCACGGACCGATCGCGCTGATCGAGGACGACCTGCCGGTCATCGTGGTGATGCCGTCGCCGAAGAACTCGGCCACCCTGCACGCCAAGCTGCTCAGCAATATCCGCGAGATCCAGGCGCGCGGCGCCGTCACCGTCGTCATCGCCGAAGAGGGGGACGACATGGTGGCCCCGTACGCCGATCACCTGATCGAGATCCCGGCGGTGTCGACGCTGTACCAGCCGCTGCTGTCGACGATCCCGATGCAGGTGTTCGCCGCCGGGGTGGCCCAGGCGCGTGGCTACGACGTGGACAAGCCGCGCAACCTGGCCAAGTCGGTGACCGTCGAGTAG
- a CDS encoding alpha/beta fold hydrolase, protein MGAVGRWRSESARAHYLRAYDAAMAALPRAGETFDVSTTFGTVRAYRFGGPGGRPVLLLPGRNASTPMWADNLPGLLARRTVYCVDLLGEPGLSVQQLPLTGPGDQAWWFGELLAGLGLDSVHLLGVSFGGWSAVNYAVHQPARVASLALLDPVLTFAPIPFRTMAAFAPMGLAGTPEWLRRRILRWITGGAEVDEDNPVAALIDAGTADFELHQPAPTRFSRAQLAALDVPVLALIAGRSVIHDARRAADTARTTLRHGQVELWASASHAITGEFPDEIAARAHRFWDGVDG, encoded by the coding sequence GTGGGCGCAGTAGGACGCTGGCGCAGCGAGTCCGCCCGCGCCCACTACCTGCGGGCGTACGACGCCGCGATGGCGGCGCTGCCTCGCGCCGGTGAAACTTTCGACGTGTCAACCACGTTCGGGACCGTGCGGGCCTACCGGTTCGGTGGGCCCGGCGGGCGTCCGGTGCTGCTGCTGCCCGGCCGCAATGCGTCCACCCCCATGTGGGCGGACAATCTGCCGGGCCTGCTCGCGCGGCGGACGGTGTACTGCGTGGACCTGCTCGGTGAGCCGGGTCTGTCGGTGCAGCAGCTGCCGCTGACCGGGCCGGGGGATCAGGCGTGGTGGTTCGGTGAGCTGCTCGCCGGTCTCGGGCTGGATTCCGTGCACCTGCTGGGGGTGTCTTTCGGCGGCTGGAGTGCGGTCAATTACGCCGTGCACCAGCCGGCCCGGGTGGCCTCCCTGGCGCTGCTCGATCCGGTACTGACGTTCGCGCCCATACCGTTTCGCACCATGGCGGCCTTCGCCCCGATGGGTCTGGCCGGGACGCCGGAATGGCTGCGCCGCCGGATCCTGCGCTGGATCACCGGCGGCGCCGAGGTCGACGAGGACAACCCGGTGGCCGCGCTCATCGATGCCGGGACCGCCGATTTCGAGCTGCACCAGCCGGCGCCCACCCGGTTCAGCCGGGCTCAGTTGGCCGCGCTGGACGTGCCGGTGCTGGCGCTGATCGCCGGGCGCAGCGTCATCCACGACGCCCGCCGCGCCGCCGACACCGCACGCACGACGTTGCGGCACGGTCAGGTGGAATTGTGGGCGTCGGCATCGCACGCCATCACCGGGGAGTTCCCCGACGAGATCGCCGCGCGTGCGCACCGGTTCTGGGACGGCGTCGACGGGTGA
- a CDS encoding DeoR/GlpR family DNA-binding transcription regulator gives MDSETRQSRIVEFARTRGRVEVQPLAEELAVASETIRRDLKVLAGRRLLKRVHGGAIPLETAAFESTVEYRSQVDLAQKHRIAAAAANLLHGAETVYLDEGFTPRLIAEKLSGRELTVVTSSLLAAEALAHSDTVTVLLLGGRMRGRTLATVDHWAVERLRTLVIDVAYLGTNGITVEHGLTTPDPAVAAVKQTAVAVAGRRILVAAHSKFGETSFCRFADVPDFESIVTGSELATAEAHRYEALGPSVIRV, from the coding sequence GTGGATTCAGAGACCCGCCAGAGCCGCATCGTCGAGTTCGCCAGGACCAGGGGGCGGGTCGAGGTGCAGCCGCTGGCCGAGGAGCTCGCGGTCGCGTCCGAGACCATCCGCCGCGATCTGAAGGTCCTGGCCGGGCGCCGGCTGCTCAAACGGGTGCACGGCGGCGCCATCCCGCTGGAGACGGCCGCCTTCGAATCCACCGTCGAATACCGCAGCCAGGTCGACCTGGCGCAGAAACACCGGATCGCCGCCGCGGCCGCCAACCTGCTGCACGGCGCCGAAACGGTGTATCTGGACGAGGGATTCACGCCCCGGCTGATCGCCGAGAAGCTCTCGGGGCGGGAGCTGACGGTGGTGACGTCCTCGCTGCTGGCCGCCGAGGCGCTCGCGCACAGCGACACCGTGACCGTGCTGCTGCTCGGTGGCCGGATGCGTGGGAGAACCCTTGCCACGGTGGATCATTGGGCGGTGGAGCGGCTGCGCACCCTGGTGATCGACGTGGCGTACCTGGGCACCAACGGGATCACCGTCGAGCACGGCCTGACCACACCGGACCCCGCGGTGGCGGCGGTCAAGCAGACCGCGGTGGCCGTCGCCGGCCGCCGGATCCTGGTCGCCGCGCATTCGAAATTCGGCGAGACCAGCTTCTGCCGGTTCGCCGACGTGCCGGATTTCGAATCGATCGTCACCGGATCCGAACTGGCGACCGCCGAAGCGCACCGCTATGAGGCGTTGGGGCCCAGCGTCATTCGGGTCTGA